AGAAATCCGACAAAAATTGAGTTGCCGATTGGTTGCCCCAGTTGCCTCGCTATCACAGCAGTAATTAAAAAGGTAAGCAACACCTGAATCGAGCCCCCCACCAATACCGATTTTTTGATTTGCAGCAGTTTTTCTAAAGAGAGTTCGATTCCGATGGTAAAAAGCAACAACACCACACCGACTTCAGCCAAGATTTCAACCTCATGAACCGCCTTTATCAGGCCAAGTCCGTATGGTCCGGCCAATACCCCGGCAAGAAGAAAGCCCACAATCCCCGGAACATGAAGGCGATGGCAGATATAGAGGATGCCGATGGACAGCCCAAAAATGATAATAAGGTCATTCAGCAGCGGTATTTCCATATTTATATTTTCCTTAAGAGCTAATGAAGATTGTTGCTAAAGGTTTCCCCAATGCAAAATGCGATGTATTGGCATGGTTATCGTCTTGGTGGTCATATGGTTAAAAGTGTATCCTTATTCTTTAAAATTTGAGTCAGCGGGTCTCCCCAGTATTTAACTTCTATATTCATTTTTTCTAATATTTCAGTCACTTTTAATTGATCGGCACACGCCTTGCAGGCGGTTATGTGGACACCTGCATTCAATGCTTCTTCAATTTTTTGTTGGATATTGATGTCTTCGCTCACCAGTTTAGTTGTGGCGCCCCAGATAATAAGGGTTACTTTATCCCACCAGCCATGAATCAAAGAGTTTACCGTGTACATAAAAACCATCTTTTCTGCTGTAAGCGGATTATCATTGGTCCATAGTACATAAAGATGTGTCTTGGTATTCATTGATTAACTCCTTTTAACTTTCGGTTAACGCCTGCATTATTCAAATTAAAGTGTTGTGAAGCGGAGCTTTATTCTAAATTCTCCAGCCGCTTTGCATTTCCCTATGCAATTACGTGAGAAGTGCTTCTTGCTTTTCTATATCAATTTACCTTCTATCCTCCTCCCCGTGAAAGTTCTTCAATGGTTCCGAACCATAAGAGGGGGATACTGATGACGGCAAAAATTGATAAAATTATCAAAACAATGTTAATAATTATCGTAAAATTATCTGTCACTTTGATAGATACTTTATGACTATTTTTTAGATAGGAAGATTTGGTAACTTCACTGCATGCAAATAAAAGCAAAATGGGTGTAACAATCCA
This genomic stretch from Thermodesulfobacteriota bacterium harbors:
- a CDS encoding DsrE family protein, yielding MNTKTHLYVLWTNDNPLTAEKMVFMYTVNSLIHGWWDKVTLIIWGATTKLVSEDINIQQKIEEALNAGVHITACKACADQLKVTEILEKMNIEVKYWGDPLTQILKNKDTLLTI